From Vigna unguiculata cultivar IT97K-499-35 chromosome 5, ASM411807v1, whole genome shotgun sequence, the proteins below share one genomic window:
- the LOC114185607 gene encoding putative pentatricopeptide repeat-containing protein At5g43820, translated as MSFRSFRFLVRFSKPHHHPHLSTHCSPLSSLRAPPCSPHYHHPHIDERLVLDQISHLFPIPNSKSQNPVSKPLEPPQPDAKPVDAFLLLEDKLRGVFLQKLKGKAAIETALSNVCVDVDVNVLGKVLNNGNLSGESMVTFFNWAVKQPGVPNEVGSYHVIVKALGRRKFFVFMMSVLCDMRKRGIDGDLLMLSIVIDSFVRAGHVSRAIQMFGSLDDLGVRRDTEALNVLLSCLCHRSHVGAANSVLNSMRGKVCFDVGTYNMVAGGWSKIGKVGEVERIMREMEADGVGPDCRTFGFLMESLGRVGRMDEAVEVFCAMREKNCQPDTAAYNAMIFNFVSVGDFEECMKYYNMMLSDNCEPDLDTFVIIITAFLRVRKVADALQMFDEMLRRGVVPSIGTITAFIKRLCSYGPPYAALVIYKKARKSGCVISMEAYKILLMRLSKVGKCGTLLSIWEEMQECGYSSDLEVYEYIICGLCNVGQLENAVLVMEEALGKGFCPSRLVYSKLSNKLLATKKTEMAYKLFLKIKHARSLDNARNYWRSNGWHF; from the coding sequence ATGTCGTTTCGATCTTTCCGCTTCCTCGTGCGCTTCAGTAAACCGCACCACCACCCTCATCTCTCCACGCACTGTTCCCCACTCTCATCTCTCCGCGCGCCACCCTGTTCTCCCCACTACCACCATCCCCATATCGACGAACGCCTTGTCCTCGACCAAATTTCCCACCTTTTCCCTATTCCCAAttccaaatcccaaaaccccgTTTCGAAACCCCTCGAACCGCCGCAACCGGACGCGAAACCGGTGGACGCGTTTTTGCTCCTCGAAGATAAACTGCGGGGAGTCTTCCTGCAGAAGCTAAAGGGCAAGGCTGCAATCGAAACCGCTTTGTCCAACGTGTGTGTTGACGTCGACGTTAACGTTCTCGGTAAAGTACTCAACAATGGGAATCTCAGTGGTGAATCCATGGTCACGTTTTTCAACTGGGCAGTTAAACAACCAGGGGTACCCAATGAAGTTGGTAGTTACCATGTGATTGTTAAGGCACTCGGAAGAAgaaagttttttgtttttatgatgAGTGTGTTGTGTGACATGAGGAAACGTGGCATTGATGGTGATTTGTTGATGTTGTCTATTGTTATTGATAGTTTTGTTAGGGCTGGTCATGTGTCTAGGGCAATTCAGATGTTTGGGAGCTTGGATGATCTCGGGGTTCGGCGTGACACCGAGGCTTTGAACGTGCTTTTGTCGTGTCTTTGTCATCGTTCTCATGTCGGTGCTGCCAATTCTGTGTTGAATTCGATGAGGGGGAAGGTGTGTTTTGATGTTGGTACATACAATATGGTTGCTGGTGGGTGGTCTAAGATTGGTAAGGTGGGTGAGGTTGAGAGGATTATGAGGGAAATGGAGGCTGATGGGGTTGGACCCGATTGTAGGACGTTTGGATTCCTTATGGAGAGCTTGGGGAGGGTAGGTAGAATGGATGAAGCTGTTGAAGTTTTCTGTGCTATGAGGGAGAAGAATTGCCAGCCAGATACTGCTGCTTATAATGCaatgattttcaattttgtgtCTGTTGGGGATTTTGAGGAGTGCATGAAGTATTATAATATGATGTTGAGTGATAACTGTGAACCTGATCTTGATACGTTTGTTATAATAATTACTGCGTTTCTCAGAGTGAGGAAAGTTGCTGATGCGCTTCAGATGTTTGATGAGATGTTGAGGCGAGGTGTTGTGCCGTCTATTGGGACCATAACAGCCTTTATCAAACGATTGTGTAGCTATGGTCCACCGTATGCTGCTTTGGTGATATACAAGAAGGCGAGAAAATCAGGGTGTGTGATATCAATGGAAGCTTATAAGATACTGCTTATGCGGCTTTCTAAGGTTGGAAAGTGTGGAACATTGTTGAGCATATGGGAGGAGATGCAAGAATGTGGGTACAGTTCAGATTTGGAAGTTTATGAGTACATCATTTGTGGTCTTTGCAATGTTGGACAACTGGAAAATGCTGTTCTTGTTATGGAGGAGGCTTTGGGCAAGGGGTTCTGCCCAAGCAGGCTTGTATATAGTAAACTGAGCAACAAGCTGCTTGCTACAAAGAAAACTGAGATGGCTTACAAGCTGTTTTTGAAGATCAAACATGCCCGTTCCCTTGACAATGCGAGAAATTATTGGCGTAGTAATGGTTGGCACTTTTGA